The Chloroflexota bacterium region CGCTAATATTCGGGAACAGTGTTCCTGGATCACGCACGACGTGGGCATGGCCACACAAAAGGCCAAGCAACTGATTCGTGCCGCTGTAGCACGCGTGGTCTGGCAGGAACCGCTAGAGGAGAGAGAGGTCGAGGTAGAACCGGCCGCGCTGGTGGTAGGGGGTGGCATCGCTGGCATCCAGGCCGCCCTGAGCATTGCTACGCCTGGCTATAAAGTGTATCTGGTGGAGCAAGAGTCCTCCATCGGAGGGCGCATGGCCCAGCTAGACAAGACCTTCCCCACCCTTGATTGCTCCGCCTGTATCCTGACCCCGAAGATGGTGAACCTGGCCAGAGAGAAAAATATCGAGCTCCTGACCTGTAGCGAGGTCGTAGCGGTGACAGGATACGTGGGAAACTTCGAGGTCAAGGTCAAAAAGAACCCTCGCTATGTGGACCTGGAGAAATGTACTGGCTGTGGAGAGTGCGTCTCGCCTTGTCCGGTAGAGGTGCCACACCATTTTGACCACGGTTTGGGGCAAAGGAAAGCCATCTACCGTCTGTTCCCCCAAGCTGTACCCGGCGCCTATATCATTCAAAAGGAGGGTATACCACCCTGTCGCGCTGCTTGCCCGGCAGAGGTGAATGCCCAGGGCTATGTGGCTCTTATCGGTCAGGGCAAGATTAAGGAGGCCCTCGATCTGATCCGGCGGGACAATCCCTTTCCAGCCGTCTGCGGGCGGGTGTGCCATCATCCCTGTGAGGATAAATGTACCAGGAGAGAGGCGGATGAACCCATTGCCATCTGTGCCCTCAAACGCTTCGTCACCGACCATACCGATGGACGTTCCGTCCCCTTAGAGAGGACTAAGGCAGAGAGGGTGGCCGTCATCGGGGCAGGACCAGCAGGACTATCGGCCGCCTATCATCTCCTCCAAAAGGGCTATGGCGTCACTGTCTTTGAAGCCCTGCCCCTGGCGGGAGGCATGCTGGCTACGAGCATCCCGCCCTATCGTCTGCCTAAGGAGATATTGGCGAAAGAGATCGCCTATATCGAGGGCTTAGGGGCAGAGATCAGGACCAACAGCCCTATCGGCCGGGAGGTGAAGCTTTCCAGTCTCTTCGAACAGGGCTATAGTGCGATCTTCATCGCTGTCGGTGCCCAGAGAAGCCAGCGCCTCGCTATCGCTGGCGAGAACCTGAACGGGGTCTTTGACGGCCTAACCTTTCTCAGGGAGGTGAATCTGGGGAAACAGATTGATCTGACCGGGCAGAGGGTGGGCGTTATCGGCGGGGGCAATACGGCTATAGATGCTGCTCGTTCTGCCCTTCGCCTGGGGGCGAAGGAGGTGGCCATCATCTACCGCCGCACCCAAGAGGAGATGCCAGCGCTCAGAGAAGAGGTTGTGGAGGCAGTAAAAGAGGGGGTACAATTTCATATTCTAGCTGCCCCAACGAAGGTGTTGGGGCAGAACGGGAAGGTGGTGGGGATAGAATGCCTCCGCATGGCCCTGGGCGAGATAGACGAAAGCGGCCGGCGACGGCCGATACCCATCCCAGGTTCTGAGTTCACCCTGGGAATGGATACCCTCATTATAGCCATCGGTCAATCGCCTGACCTATCCTTCCTGGATATGGACCTGGCCACTACCCCACAGGGGACCATCACCGTGGATCCCCAGACCCTGGCCACCAATGTGCCTGGCATCTTCGCCGGTGGTGACGTGGTGAGCGGCCCGGCGACGGTGATCGAGGCCATCGCTGCTGGGAAGAGGGCCGCAGAGTCTATAGACAGATACCTGAGTCTGGAAGATCTAATAGAAGGGCGGGTCTTTGAGATCCCAGCTGAGAAGATCGTCAAGAAGAAGGTAACAGAGGAGATCGAGTGTAAGCCAAGAGCCCAGATAGCCGAGCTGAGCCTCAAAGAGAGAGTCCATAATTTCCAGGAAACCACCCTGGGGCTCAGTCAGGAGGTGGCCCTCAAGGAGGCCGGACGATGCCTGAATTGTGCTGTATGCGCAGAGTGTCTCCAGTGTGAGGCCGTTTGCGGTCCGAAGGCGATAGCCCACGATATGAAGGAAGAGTATGTTGACCTGAAAGTGGGAACGATCATCCTGGCTACCGGCCATGACTTCTTCGATCCACGCGTCCTACCTCAATACAACTATGGGCGTTTCCCTAACATCATCGATAGCATGGCCTTTGAGCGAATGTGCAGTGCCTCCGGCCCCACCGGAGGGAACATTGTCCTGTCCAACGGCGAAGTACCCAAGAGTGTGGCCTTCATCCACTGCGTGGGATGTCGTGACTCCCACGCTCTCCCCTACTGTTCCAGGCTCTGCTGCATGCATGCCATGAAGCAGGCCCATCTGGTGAAAGAAAAGACAGGCGCCGATGTCTATGAGCTGTACATAGACATCCGGGCTGGGGGTAAGGGATATGAGGAGTTTTATGAACGGGTGCAGCGGGAGGGAGTGATTTTCATCCGCGGCAGAGGAGCTGAAGTAGTCCAGCAGGATGGACACCTGGTAGTGAAAGCCGAAGATACCGGCCTAGGACGACCATTGATTCTGCGCGTTGATCTGGTAGTCTTAGTAGTTGGTCTGATCCATCGGGCTGATACAGCGCAGGTGGCCAGGATCTTCCGTGTGTCGCGTGATAAGGATGGCTTCTTCATGGAAGCACATCCCAAATTGCGCCCCTTCCACACCAATACCGACGGTATCTTCCTCGCTGGCACCTGCCAAAGCCCAAAGGATATACCCGATACTGTAGCTCACGCCAACGCCGCTGCGGCGGAAGCCCTTTCCCTCCTGGGTCGTGGTCGGGTGCTTATCGAGCCACTAGTGGCCGAGATCAACGCCGAGATTTGCAGTGGTTGCAAGACCTGTCTGGAACTGTGTGCTTATTCGGCCATCACCTTCGACGAGGAAAAGAGGATCTCTCAAGTCAATACGGCCTTATGTAGAGGTTGCGGCACGTGTGCAGCAGCTTGCCCATCCGGGGCCATCACGGCTAGCCATTTCACCGATCAACAGATTCTGGCCGAGATAGAGGCCTTGTTGATGGAAAGTGAACCGGTTTCGATCGCCACTTAGAGGAGGTGTGCCCTTATGTCCACGAACTTTGAACCCAGGATCATCGGTTTCTTATGTAATTGGTGCGCCTATAGTGGGGCGGACCTGGCTGGGACATCGCGGATGGTTCATGCTCCCAATGTGCGCGTTGTGCGCATGATGTGTACAGGGAGGATTGATTCGACCTTCGTGGTGAGAGCCTTCGCCGCAGGCGCCGATGGCATCATAATCGCCGGATGCCATCCCGGTGATTGTCACTACAGTGAGGGCAACTACAAGGCCATGCGTCGCTTCTTTCTGATGAAGAAGATGCTGGCTCAATTCGGACTCGAGCCAGAGCGCCTGCGCCTGGAGTGGGTCTCAGCTGGTGAGGGGGCGAAATGGGCTAAGGTAGTCGGCGAGATGACCGAGGCCATAAGGTCCTTAGGCCCACTGGATTGGGGCCAAAACCTGATAGTTGAGGAGCATCATGAGCAAGCTCAAGTTGGCGTTTTACTGGGCCGCTAGCTGTGGCGGCTGCGACGTAGCCGTACTCGATCTGAATGAAAAGATCCTCGATGTGGCTGCTGTAGCCGACATCCTTCTCTGGCCGATCGCTATGGACTTCAAGTATACCGATGTGGAGGCCATCGAGGATAAAGGGATAGATATCTGCTTCTACAACGGAGCGATTCGCTTCTCCGAACACGAACACCTTGCCGCGCTCCTGCGCGCGAAGTCAAAAGTGATGGTCGCCTTCGGTTCCTGCGCCTGGCTGGGAGGTATTCCCGGACTGGCTAACGTGGCCGGCCGCCAAAGCATCTTTCAGTTGGTATATAAGGATACCCCCTCTACCGA contains the following coding sequences:
- a CDS encoding NAD(P)-binding protein; this translates as MRKAKVGVYICHCGTNIAGTVAVTDAAQFAARLDNVVVARDYRYMCSSTGQEIIKQDIKDLGLERVVVAACSPLMHEFTFRAVIAEAGLNPYFLGIANIREQCSWITHDVGMATQKAKQLIRAAVARVVWQEPLEEREVEVEPAALVVGGGIAGIQAALSIATPGYKVYLVEQESSIGGRMAQLDKTFPTLDCSACILTPKMVNLAREKNIELLTCSEVVAVTGYVGNFEVKVKKNPRYVDLEKCTGCGECVSPCPVEVPHHFDHGLGQRKAIYRLFPQAVPGAYIIQKEGIPPCRAACPAEVNAQGYVALIGQGKIKEALDLIRRDNPFPAVCGRVCHHPCEDKCTRREADEPIAICALKRFVTDHTDGRSVPLERTKAERVAVIGAGPAGLSAAYHLLQKGYGVTVFEALPLAGGMLATSIPPYRLPKEILAKEIAYIEGLGAEIRTNSPIGREVKLSSLFEQGYSAIFIAVGAQRSQRLAIAGENLNGVFDGLTFLREVNLGKQIDLTGQRVGVIGGGNTAIDAARSALRLGAKEVAIIYRRTQEEMPALREEVVEAVKEGVQFHILAAPTKVLGQNGKVVGIECLRMALGEIDESGRRRPIPIPGSEFTLGMDTLIIAIGQSPDLSFLDMDLATTPQGTITVDPQTLATNVPGIFAGGDVVSGPATVIEAIAAGKRAAESIDRYLSLEDLIEGRVFEIPAEKIVKKKVTEEIECKPRAQIAELSLKERVHNFQETTLGLSQEVALKEAGRCLNCAVCAECLQCEAVCGPKAIAHDMKEEYVDLKVGTIILATGHDFFDPRVLPQYNYGRFPNIIDSMAFERMCSASGPTGGNIVLSNGEVPKSVAFIHCVGCRDSHALPYCSRLCCMHAMKQAHLVKEKTGADVYELYIDIRAGGKGYEEFYERVQREGVIFIRGRGAEVVQQDGHLVVKAEDTGLGRPLILRVDLVVLVVGLIHRADTAQVARIFRVSRDKDGFFMEAHPKLRPFHTNTDGIFLAGTCQSPKDIPDTVAHANAAAAEALSLLGRGRVLIEPLVAEINAEICSGCKTCLELCAYSAITFDEEKRISQVNTALCRGCGTCAAACPSGAITASHFTDQQILAEIEALLMESEPVSIAT
- a CDS encoding hydrogenase iron-sulfur subunit produces the protein MSTNFEPRIIGFLCNWCAYSGADLAGTSRMVHAPNVRVVRMMCTGRIDSTFVVRAFAAGADGIIIAGCHPGDCHYSEGNYKAMRRFFLMKKMLAQFGLEPERLRLEWVSAGEGAKWAKVVGEMTEAIRSLGPLDWGQNLIVEEHHEQAQVGVLLGR